The Quercus lobata isolate SW786 chromosome 9, ValleyOak3.0 Primary Assembly, whole genome shotgun sequence region ATGCTAAATGCCATATGTAAGGtttatttagcatttttccCTCAAAAACTTCCCACATCCGGAATTGCAAATGCTtagaattgtaaatttttttacaatcttgCTACAGTGCCATTCTACATGTAGAATGGCACTGTAGACTATTGGATATGTTTTTTGATCtgatttattctttctttcccCTCTATGTCAAActtctcaactctctctctgtcttgcttctcttctctctcactctggTTCTTTGGTTTGCTATCTCCTCtcctcaaacccaaaacccattttCTTAAACCCAAAATCCCGTGTGGTGGTGGCAGCGGCGGAGGTATGCGTGGGCGTGGGTTGTCATCAATAGTGGCGGCGTGGGTTTCTCTCTTCGTCTCCCTCTTcatctcctctctctttctctgatCTCTCatccctttctttctctctcacctcttttttctttttttctctctatcttccCTTGAATCAACCCTTCATCGTGGAGATGTGGCGTGAGACTCATAGATCAGTGGCTGGGTTTCATCATCCCTGATGTGGGTTTCATTTTTGGAGGTTTCATGGATCAATGGATGGATTTCATTTTTGGTGGTGGGGGTGGCCGGATTTCTTTGTTCCTtggtttggtggttgtggtttttgtgGGTTGGTGGTGGGTAATTTGATGGTGGTGTGGGTAGTGGGttgatggtggtggttttggttgtgttgatggtggtggttggatgagagttttaattttggttgggttgatggtggtggtggtggcggcttCGTGGTGGTGGCAGTGGGCTGTGTGAGTAATTTATTGGGTAGTGGGttgatggtggtggttttggttgtgttgatggtggtggttggatgagagttttaattttgattgggttgatagtggtggtggtggtggtggtttgggttgggtttggcttggtagtggtggtggtggtggcaatgGGTTGTGTGGGTAATTTATTGGGTAGTgggttgatggtggtggtggtggtgggttgggttgggtttggcttggtggtggtggtggcggcttggtggtggtggcagtggGCTGTGTGGGTAATTTATTGGGtagtataaattatattattttattatataaaaatattattttaatgagtagaataggaaaataaaagttgggatgttagatgtattgtaaaatggtattgtgcaattgataaagtagttttttgggatggtaaaataggatggGATAGAATTTCCTAATGCGAATGCTCTAAGGGTCCAATTGATtggatattttaatttgaaagttTAAAAGTACATTTGTAAAACCCAAAACCCCGTTTTACATCAtcaaatgttttgaatttttcttctcGGTCTGTCAAATATCAtaagggttcgtttggatacagctgaaaattgaaaactgaaactaaaaactgaaaaatactgtagcaaaataatttttaaatgtgtaaataataccgtgggacccatttttaatgaaaaagttgctgaaaaaagaaatttgtgggtccgtgaacagtacacgatgtgcactgattggctgaaaaaagtttgaaaagtccAACTTTGctgctactgttcattgaacagtgcatgaacagtagccgcaagtCTCAAAAACgtgtgaaaaataaattaaaaaaaatggaaaaacgcagacgcaaacatttcagccgaatccaaacgTAGCCTAATTGGTCCAATCAAAAACTTGTGATTCCGCCTACATTTAGGGATAGAAAGTTTGTGATGAAGGTGACAGTAATACAAAGAATCtaactttttctaaaaaaaaaaaaaaaggaaaaagaaaaaagatctaaCTTGAAATAATAAATGCCAGCTCTTTAGGACGTGATCCAAGATCAAGActggtatttaaatttttttttttttttaaatgcacacattaatgtgtgtgtatatatatatatatatatatatatgtgtgtgtgtgtgtttgaaaatttttttggtgtgtcaatgtcagaattttaacaaatattcGTGATTCCCCCTAAATTTAGGTTAGAAAGTTGTGGTAAAGTTTACAGTATAAACATATAATGCAAAACATCATGATTAATGCACTTGTCACGTCCATCTCATCTCGAATGGTTAGTCTTCTACCtaacttgtgtgtttttttttttataggactTAACTTGTGTGTTGAAATTaccgtgtgtgtatatatatatagttttaactTATAACACttgattttaatgattttttaattgttttttggtGTGAGCATTGAattctagattttttatttaaccataaaaaactttatcaattgagttagTTAGAATATAAAGTTTCATCAAGGACAGCTTGATGCATTTGGCCCATGGCCCACGGCCTGACCCAGAAGCCCGACGGTCCACTAGGCTAATGGTTGGCTCAGTTAGTTGTTATTGAGACTCATGGGTAGTCCATTAGCTCAGTAGATTAGGTCATGAGCTAATTTTTATGACCATGGGCACCCGGTGGGCTAGCCTAGTAACTAACCTATTGGCCTAACTCATTGCCCAACCCAATAACTTagaattcataacaaaaatatatagaggTGTATAAAGGATTAATCTTGAGACATTATAGAGGAATTTCTTATGAGAACTCCTCCAAGTACCAACCACTAAGATACTTAAAGTGATTGTGCTAAACTTtactaattatatatttttttagtagtCTAGCTCTAGCAGCTTTGAACTAaccatttgacattttttttttattaaaaaaaaaaaaccatttaaagccttaataaaaaaaattaaataggtttccatcaataaaacaaagaattaaatagatttggctataaaaaaaatttgtaattaagtattaaattctttgattctttccttttaaaaaataaattaattattttcttataaaaaattaattatttcttaataaaaataataaaataatatgctaaCACAAGCTCATGGGTAGCCTATTAAGCCTAACCCGATAGCTTAGCCTGCTAAAGACAAAATGGGCATTGCCTATGGGCTGGTGTAACACCTTGACCCAACTGTATAGTTTAACTTTGTGTTTGAGTGGttaagtattattaatattttaagccacttactttctaaaattaatataagagtatttaataaacatattattttataatgcaattgaataagaattgtaaagattataaataattgaaatggctatttgtattataaatatatatttagtatgtgcaaaactatattaagtggTTTAAGTTATTAGATACATAGTTGGTATTTTAATTAGGCATATGATACGTGCGATGTTATAGTGGAAATTCCACATACATGCAACCAATTGAAATTCAACACATGTAAAACCAAAGTGTCTTGCATGTTGACACATGTTATTCTCTTAAACCCAAAGACCAACACTTGGTCGGCCATGCAACAAACAATCTTCATCTCAATTCTTCTATGACTTTTCAAAACAACTAGAACTTCCAAgaactctctccctctcttaaACCCACAGGTCCACACATATAAAGAAAGACAAAGCTCCACCTCATtcttctctctactctctcaaAACAACTAGAACAATCAAGAAGCTCCCTCCCTCTCATACCTACGGGTCcaacaccaaaagaaagaaaactctCCCAAGCTTTCTACCTCTCATACTTTCGGGTCTAGCCACTAGGAAAGGGAAATCATTTCATGCAATAGTGATTTTATTCCTATTTTCCCCTCAAGAACCAGAAACTTGGTAAGAATTTTAGCTACTCTGATCTTAGAATCCATGATTTCTTCAAAGAATTTTTAGTAATGGTATTTGTGGTTTGTGAAATTAGGAAATTATGAACTTgtaagtctatatatatatatatatgtatatgtatgtaaagTGTTTTAAGAAGCTTTGAAACTATGTTGATGGTTTGTTGAaggtagattagggtttttactaattaatgattGCATATGATTAAGGAAGTAAGATAAAGTTAGGGTGAGTACTTTTGATGTTACTGCTGGgatttttattgtattaaatTTTGCTATAAATGGTTAAATGACTATATATAAGTGTTTTCTAACATATCTAATGAGTGTATAAAAATCTCCATATGATAATAAGACTactttcaatcattttataattttacaagaaaatgttgcaaagctgtcactgtgacagattctgtGTTTACACATGATAAATTATGAATTAAATTGTATACAGTAAATTTGGATGCTAGCAATATTTTCTATGAAATCTAAGACACATATGGTTGTAATGGAAGtggtctcacagcatttggattaatataaaaataatggtttaatttctaaattgcatgaaattctgTCGGGACAGATTTGATCATGTTgttttgtgtgatttttagtaaatcatggttTCATGTTTTGACTCCAAACTTGATATGGTAATTACTAGACATCCAGAGGAGTTTCTCTGTAAAATTACATGAATATTGGATGTGTTTAGGTAGACCATTTATATTTTACAAGTAAGGCATATGCTGCTGAAATGAGCAGTAAACAGTAGGTGATAACTTTGACTTTGAGaatttaattctaaagttagggtgaatattttgagctataatttaatatgcttatcTTTTAGTATATTTGGATTAtagataaattttgtataaCTTGGTTCAAGGTTTAGTATTCAAAGGAAGGGTTCTAAACCATTTTACTGCATTTTCATGTTGCTGTCTTGTTCAACGTATTGTATGTCGCCATATGAGCGTATATGGTTACATGACCATGCTTAAAGGattttatgtttatgcatgCATTATTGCCCTAGTTTCAAAGCACCTTCTGAAATGAAGTTGGCTCTTTTGGAGATATGATATTAATGTGAGAATATTGATTTCTCTATGATTTGGTACATTATGGTATTTGATGAATGTATCTTGTGTTTGTGGGAACTTCGTTGTGGTGGGATTAGGATTTCCTTAGTTTTAAGATATAGGTTTTGAGATGAATATGTAAGTTTATGATAAGGAATAATTGATATGAATAAGCTTTAatatttggtttaggtgttaccagtaCCCAAGTCTAAGCTCCTTTGAGTCCAACATGTGTAAGTTTATGATAAGTTATATAGACATTTGataagtcatgaggttattttaaagtatattatgcattaaaaggTTTTTGATTAGAAATATGACATATAATCATGTTTCAGACAAAGGTATGTTCGTGAGTTTTGAaaccttatgtatatgatttaagcatattgattCTATTACTAATTCCAtgaacatgatgtttaaagaaaacaatggAAATGTTTTTATTAAGAAATGTTATGCAAACTATGAATTTTAGTATGATGTataagtatgaaatgtttttgGGTTATGTTCTCTGATGATCTGAACTCTATCAGTAGGGGTTTAATTActggctttccatggaaaatgtTATCTGATTGGCCATTAAAAGTGGGATTAGCTTTGCTATACCCATCCTTGTTGGTTACGTCTAACTTGTGAAGGATGCCAACTGACCGCCATGGTTGAAGATATGTATTATGATATGATCTCGGGAATCTCTGGCATTGTGGGGAATGCTGGATGCCTAGCACAGCAGTGCTAGAAACCTTCTAAATAAGTACAGACTTATCAGATATGGActaatcaatattttatttatgaacagttatattatgttattaatcatgagagaatttttttgtttaaatgtattgtgaaaagttaaaagctctcaTGAAAGGAAGAAGtttctaatgaaaagaaaagttgttctTTAAAGATAAGAGTTTCTGAAGTTTTGTTATACttcaaagataaaaaatttgatgaaaaagtTTTAGTGTTCTATAAAGATAAAGTTTTTGATGAAGGTACaagtttatgttaaaaaattattagatatttgttctttatgaaacgttaagtttatgactatgaaaattataatattttacgTTCTGAAGTTTATATCATtataatattttggtaatattattctaataagaaaaaggagaacaattatttaCCTACGGAGAGtgtataagttattattataaatagtataaaatactatgaatgaaaagatgttctcctatctgaatattcatagaatgaaatgatttgatttacatgcattcttattaaattcTTATGTATCTTACCCTTACTGAGTTGTGTAGCTCATCCCTTCCACTCTTTtatttaacaagttttattttggagcagagggagccttagtcgagttttggaatgagctagttttagttttatatgtatagattCCAAATTAGTATTTTGATGTTTGGCTTTGTAGTATTGTATATTTAGGATTTAAAGAAAGTTGtgtaccttaaagtattaagaggtgtattatgtgaaatttagaatttgagtaACTAGtggattatgttattttttgaatacaGTGTAGATGCTCTGAATATCAAGTGAAAAACttatatcatttaaataaagaaacaagaatgaCAAGACAGAGGGAAGCTTTTAAAAAAGTTTAGTTGGTTCTTGTTAGTATTAGGTTTAaacttgatattagcatgccggtcatggtcacaaatctGGGTATCGGGTTTGGGACGTGATAGCCGGGGTTTTCTCTTTTAGCCCAGCCCGACTCAGCCCATTAATTAGTTAATAGGCCACTATGCCCAGCCTATTGTGCCCATGGCCAAGTAAAAATGGGTCGGGCCAGCCTGACTCGGCCCATTGACGACCCTTACATTTGGAGTCTAatacaaaaactaaattgaggcattttatatatttaaatatgattttttaaaaaataattaaatattacttaaactctattctttaattttgtttagatgcaaattactaattaaaatttgtgcATTCTTGTTTTACTAAACATGTAGAACCacgtagaatttttttttttttttttatagaaagtttatagacacaaaaaatgtgataaaacttttcacaattgttgacgtggaaaattgataatggtaaatgaaaaagtgatgttagtaaTGGACCTTAATATGAACTAGTAAAAGCTTGCTAACTCAGCTATTGTGAaatatgttgtgaaattttttgcgtatgtagcattttttttttatatatttatttttagaaatattacatctacaatattttctctATAAATTGTAggtgttaaatttttattggttttaatttgaacccaccattgaaattacttttttttttcacactcaaTAATAGTTGGAAGCAACCtgccatttaaaatttattgtgaaaatgttgtaggtgtagcattttttttcttcttttcgtttgataaaaaaatattattttatttattaactaatattttggcttaattaatactattacGATAAAAGAAATAactttattagttaaaatttagggattttattttttattttttattttttacttggaGTTCATTTGGGACAACTTATTTAACTGcaactgattttttttgttgttgaaagtattataaataaaaataaaaactagctaaaatagtacagtgagacttgtaaatagtaccaaaaagtgcagtgaaatccatgaatagtaacaaaaataagataaataataaaataagttgactttAAATTCACTCCCAAACACAACCTTAGAGGCCTTAAGTGACCATCTTGTTTGTCCATACTATAAAGCCAACCTTGAGTTTCATTATATACAAAATACAATcacaataaatatattataataactaccataattattaatttgttttttttttaaaggaacaaaaaaaagaaaaaaaaaaagaagcactTTGCTGTTTCCcttttctttatgttttatGTGTGGGGAAGTTCAtatgttgaaaaattcaaaatccccAAGATTTGTATTATTGAAACTCAATGGTGGTATTTGTTACAAGAACAAAATACACAATATCTACAAACTAAATGTTTTGATGAAATTGATGAGAAATAAGAAGATATGtttctgtgtgtttttttttactagtttgtaaccccatgcatatgcatggatatacttaaaagataacatagtataatttaaatattattgatagttattcttatattttgttaactctttaaaaagttttgtaagaatattattaagtaGAAAAGGTaaattatccatttttttattttaattttttttattacttcttaatttttgtttttgtgaagcACTTTCTTTTTACAGTTTAttaattctaaactctttggtttttatacttaataacttacttgaatgaatatttatgatatggttCCACATTTgactctaaaattaagaaataaaattttctctaaaataaataatttaggacatatagcacaaaattggacttcaattgtagaatctaattggattttctctaaattttggctatatatataacACCACATATAAgtgaaaaattttatcaatttcacAAATGAACCCTTAGCCCTTTATATAGATAACTAAAGGGTACGATACTAAGAAATACAACTTTTTGGCAATAAGCTAGATTAGACTCACTATTTGGCATATTCCAGTTGGGTTTTGACTTGGCCCAATATTTCTAATATCATAATTCCCCTTAAACTTTGAAATCGAGCAATTTCATTttagaaatggaaaaaaaaaaaaaaatacacttattCCGGTATTCTCTCACTTAAACATATCTTTTAATTCTTAGAATATTTCATTGTGTGATATTTAAAATAAcctcaactaaaaaaaaaaaaaaaacctaaaatgtCAAACTTGGGTAAATTACTCTTAAATTTACTTCTATTAGTAGTGTTGCTTATGTAGTTAATGAAATAATgatctgactttttttttaatggcctagcattttatttttctatactactatttaaggggtttctcctgtttggattcctcaaTTTAGATGCCCAAAATATCTTCAAACTCATTAGTTTCTAAGGCTTAAATTATAGGATTAAACATgtaaaattggtaatttaaaaacttctaatttttaactaaattaaaaaaagaaaaacacttttttttcaaACATCCATATGTCTCTCTCATGTtagttttccaattttttttggataactttccacttttttttttttttttgattgaacgattttcaactttttttaattaacaaaatcatttttcccctttttttaacTGATTAGATTTACCATATTTCACtcctaaaaaattgtttttaatttgcCAACCATGTTTTCCACTTATTCAAttactaaactttttttttcctttacaacaaattataaaccaaattctctaataaattttttaaaaaagaactttcttctcatctcttttttatcttgtaacTATTATGCCTTtatagggaaaaaagaagagactGTCAAAAAGAGATTTGGCCAGTGGGGAGAGAAAGCAAATCTTGGCCATTCTTCTTTTCTATCGCCACTCTAGAGTTTAGATCTAGAGCCATTTCGAATCCACTCATCTACTTGACTTTGGTAATTGGTAATATCCTCCCATCGaacaaactctttttttaattttttttttagtctctttaatatctattttcttttaattttgcgGTACTggttcatctttttttttttttttaatatataaatattttatttagccTTATGACATTTCTGACCATATTAGTAGTTTAAATGgcaattttgtaagaaaaagtGTAAACCTCAATTTAAGATAAGTAACTAAACCGAAAAAAAGATGAGCGTCGCACGCGCGAAATCACAAAAGTGAATTTACACGTAAGAAACAAACTGACcggttacaaaattcaaatgaaaactCCATTTGAAATCTGATATGTAAGATTCAGAAACCCAGAGAGAGTGACTGAACAGACCCAAGCCCAAGCCGCCTCCCTCCGACAGCCACTGACACGGTGGTCTCCTCCGTGACATCGCTCGCCGTTCCTTCCTCCTCCCCATCTCAGGTATTACACTTTTTCCTACGGTTGTGCAACCCAGTTCCATTTTAGATTTTACATATTCTGATATtcatgtattttaatttggacTAGTTTTCTCTATATATTTGATTCAAACTGCGCCAAAGCCAAATCCGAGTACAAGTATAGTATGCCACACATTTTGTATCTGATTTTGTGCAATTGCTGTATATCTGTCATTTActttagatgatttttttttttttggggtcttcGCGCTTTGCACGATTCGAATTTGTGATATTAATTTGATGCCTGAGTTAGCAATTGCTTAGTCGGAtttgttctttaatttattCTCATTTTGATTCCAAGAATCGGAATGATTGATACTGTCATTTTCATTTACGCTTGTCGGTGTTGAGTTTCttgtagtttatttttattgtaattttcgatttttcCATGTCTACTATTCTATCTGTTTTGGTTGAGtttgtgcaatttataattggcCTGTATCCAATTTGATTGGATTCGTGTAAAGGTGCATATTggtttgtctagtttaatgtgAGGGTTGGTTGTTCTTTGCTTATGATGTTTGTTGCATTTAGTTTGAGtatattctctttttttcttattcttctgcTATTGGCTCGAATCGGTAAAATGTTGAGTTGTTGTTCTTGCTAATAATGTTTTGATGCGTTGGGAGAGTGTTAGTTCAAGGTTGTCCATATTTTAATTACTTAGTTTGTCTTTTGTTTATAGTATCATGGTTTGGGTCATGTTCTAGGTCAAATTATGTGTGATTTTTGCATGACTCAGCAATGGTAGATGGCTTGTTTTCCACGTAAATTGGAACAAGAAATGTGTAATGCATATATAGTTTGTAGCTGCTACACATGGCGCTCAGACTTTCCCTTTCTCTAAAATACTCAAGTTGCTTTTTGACTTATTTATCAAGCTTGGTAGCTTGTCTATATTATCTTGCTCAAGCAGCTCCCCCGATCATAGAAAATGCGGTACCTCTTATAAAGAATGTTTTTTTAGTCTGATCATAGGTCTCTAAACAGCTAGTGAGCtcttgtaaatttgtaattaacaGCCAATACGCACTGCCATATTTGGCGTattaatttatacaaatttatttgTGTGGGCTTTCTGATTATGTAACTTTGCTCTTTTAACCAAATTAAactgaattttgattttgtattgaCAGGTCCTTTTGGGAGATTTAGTGCTTATACAAGGTTCTATAATGAAGAAAGATGGTAGGAGTAGAATAAATTGGATCTTTGAGAACTTTGTTACTTTCCTCCGCAAATGTACTTTTCGTGTACTCTCTGTTGGTCCCATTCCTGAACATATTGCATACATCATGGATGGAAATCGTAGATATGCAAAAAAGCAGAATATGATTGAAGGGACTGGACATAGAGTTGGATTTTTGGCTCTCATGTCCATGCTTAAGTACTGCTATGAGATGGGTGTGAGATATGTAACAATTTATGCCTTCAGCATTGATAATTTCAAACGATGTCCTGAAGAAGTTCAATCTTTGATGGATCTGATGCAGGAAAAAATTGAAGGGTTGATGGAGGAAGAGAGCATAGTAAATCGCTATGGAGTTAGGGTGCACTTTTTGGGGGACCTAAAATTGTTGAGTGAACCTGTCAGATTGGCAGCAGAGAGGGCAATGGTGGTCACTGCCAATAACTCCAAGGCGGTCTTGTCAATATGTGTTGCCTACAATTCGACCAATGAGATTGTGCATGCCGTAGAAAAAGCATGTGAAGAAAAGTGGGAGGAGATTAGTTTACTGAATGCAAGTGGATCTGGGTATGGCTTAATAGGACTTGAATGTATTGAAAAGCATGAAAGGGAGAACCTTATTAAATTAATAGATATTGAAAAGCATATGTATGTGTCAGTTGCACCTGATCCTGATATCTTAATCCGTACTTCTGGTGAGACTCGCTTAAGTAATTTTCTTCTCTGGCAGAGTGCATACTGTTACTTGTACTCAACACCTGTCCTTTGGCCAGAGATTGGTTTTCGGCATCTCCTTTGGGCAATCTTGAACTTCCAACGGAATCACTTTTATTtggagaagaaaaggaaacaattGTAAATCTTGCAGTGGGTGGTTACCTGCCTTTGGGACAACAATATGATGGTACCAGttgattctttttcttcaatcaaattttgtaacaaaatcaGATATGAACATGGACTGgggcctttttattttttttcagtgTCCTTGTCCCGGTAGTTACTTGAGGAATGTAGAAAGTGTACggatattttcttttaataccATATGATGTGTTCTGGTCTGCCAAATGTTTTAGATGATACATTGATGTATATAATTGCTATTGTCATTGTGAGGTCATTGTGACAGATGCTTTGATTGGAACAAAGGAAATCATTGCATTAATGTACATTCTTGTCTGGCATGCAATGACGACATTAAGATTTTGATGTTGTATTTACTTTACTGCAGTACTTTATTGGGAACAAATTATGCAATCTGGATGTGGGAAAATTGAGGAAGGGGACCATGTTTACTATGAAGTCATATATTGAGGCTAGCTAAGCATGTCTTAATGATTTCTTGTTATGCATTTTTTCAATGGTACTATCATTCTACAACTTGttataattcatttttaaatttttatttttttattattttataatggaaTTGATTAGCtttttcatcatcatcagatTTTAAGTTCTTACTATCTATAATTGTAGGTTTGATTTACAAATATCTGTGCTTCTTGAAATTTGGTACAATGTTTTAA contains the following coding sequences:
- the LOC115962105 gene encoding dehydrodolichyl diphosphate synthase 6-like — translated: MKKDGRSRINWIFENFVTFLRKCTFRVLSVGPIPEHIAYIMDGNRRYAKKQNMIEGTGHRVGFLALMSMLKYCYEMGVRYVTIYAFSIDNFKRCPEEVQSLMDLMQEKIEGLMEEESIVNRYGVRVHFLGDLKLLSEPVRLAAERAMVVTANNSKAVLSICVAYNSTNEIVHAVEKACEEKWEEISLLNASGSGYGLIGLECIEKHERENLIKLIDIEKHMYVSVAPDPDILIRTSGETRLSNFLLWQSAYCYLYSTPVLWPEIGFRHLLWAILNFQRNHFYLEKKRKQL